One genomic window of Cyprinus carpio isolate SPL01 chromosome B8, ASM1834038v1, whole genome shotgun sequence includes the following:
- the mgll gene encoding monoglyceride lipase isoform X2 gives MPEPEGNRRSPQGVPYTDLPHIVNADGLHLFCRYWEPDSPPKALVFVAHGAGEHCGGYADIAHSLTQHGILVFAHDHVGHGQSEGERMDIKNFQIYIRDVLQHIDIMKARYPKLPVFIIGHSMGGAISILTTCERPQDFAGVVLIGPMVQMNAESATPFKVFMAKILNRLTPKLSLGSIESKWVSRDPKQVEAYDTDELNYHGGLRISFGMQLMEAAARIERELPNITWPFFILHGDADKLCDIRGAHLMHNEAKSTDKKLKVYEEAYHALHHDLPETIESVLKEVSTWILERLPAPHGS, from the exons ATGCCGGAACCCGAGGGGAATCGTCGGTCACCGCAAGGTGTCCCATACACCGACCTGCCGCACATCGTCAACGCCGATGGACTGCACTTGTTCTGCCGTTACTGGGAGCCCGACAGTCCTCCGAA GGCTCTGGTGTTTGTTGCCCATGGAGCAGGAGAGCATTGTGGGGGATATGCTGACATTGCTCACAGCCTGACCCAGCATGGCATTCTGGTGTTCGCCCACGATCACG TTGGTCATGGCCAGAGTGAAGGTGAGAGAATGGATATCAAAAACTTCCAGATTTACATCAGGGACGTCCTCCAGCACATTGACATCATGAAGGCCCGGTACCCCAAGCTGCCAGTCTTCATCATTGGACACTCAATG GGAGGGGCCATTTCCATTCTGACCACCTGTGAGAGGCCGCAGGATTTTGCAGGTGTGGTTCTCATAGGCCCCATGGTTCAAATGAACGCTGAATCTGCTACACCCTTCAAG GTTTTCATGGCAAAAATTCTAAACCGCTTGACTCCCAAACTCTCTCTTGGTTCGATCGAGTCAAAATGGGTCTCACGGGATCCCAAACAG GTGGAGGCATATGATACAGATGAGTTAAATTATCACGGAGGGCTGCGCATCTCATTCGGAATGCAGCTGATGGAAGCAGCGGCTCGTATCGAGAGAGAATTACCCAACATCACATGGCCCTTCTTCATTCTCCATGGTGACGCCGACAAGCTTTGTGACATCAGAGGTGCTCATCTAATGCATAATGAGGCCAAGAGCACTGATAAAAAACTGAAG GTATATGAAGAAGCCTACCATGCCCTGCATCATGACTTACCTGAAACAATTGAGTCTGTCTTAAAGGAGGTGAGCACCTGGATCCTGGAGAGACTCCCCGCCCCTCATGGGTCTTAG
- the mgll gene encoding monoglyceride lipase isoform X1 — translation MNKIPGMHTLATCLLVAAVSYWYSTEVLTALRLFISDSALGGDMPEPEGNRRSPQGVPYTDLPHIVNADGLHLFCRYWEPDSPPKALVFVAHGAGEHCGGYADIAHSLTQHGILVFAHDHVGHGQSEGERMDIKNFQIYIRDVLQHIDIMKARYPKLPVFIIGHSMGGAISILTTCERPQDFAGVVLIGPMVQMNAESATPFKVFMAKILNRLTPKLSLGSIESKWVSRDPKQVEAYDTDELNYHGGLRISFGMQLMEAAARIERELPNITWPFFILHGDADKLCDIRGAHLMHNEAKSTDKKLKVYEEAYHALHHDLPETIESVLKEVSTWILERLPAPHGS, via the exons ATGAATAAAATTCCCGGAATGCATACGCTAGCCACCTGCCTGTTAGTCGCTGCTGTTTCATACTGGTACAGCACCGAGGTTCTGACAGCGCTCCGTCTGTTTATTTCAGACTCAGCCCTCGGCGGGGACATGCCGGAACCCGAGGGGAATCGTCGGTCACCGCAAGGTGTCCCATACACCGACCTGCCGCACATCGTCAACGCCGATGGACTGCACTTGTTCTGCCGTTACTGGGAGCCCGACAGTCCTCCGAA GGCTCTGGTGTTTGTTGCCCATGGAGCAGGAGAGCATTGTGGGGGATATGCTGACATTGCTCACAGCCTGACCCAGCATGGCATTCTGGTGTTCGCCCACGATCACG TTGGTCATGGCCAGAGTGAAGGTGAGAGAATGGATATCAAAAACTTCCAGATTTACATCAGGGACGTCCTCCAGCACATTGACATCATGAAGGCCCGGTACCCCAAGCTGCCAGTCTTCATCATTGGACACTCAATG GGAGGGGCCATTTCCATTCTGACCACCTGTGAGAGGCCGCAGGATTTTGCAGGTGTGGTTCTCATAGGCCCCATGGTTCAAATGAACGCTGAATCTGCTACACCCTTCAAG GTTTTCATGGCAAAAATTCTAAACCGCTTGACTCCCAAACTCTCTCTTGGTTCGATCGAGTCAAAATGGGTCTCACGGGATCCCAAACAG GTGGAGGCATATGATACAGATGAGTTAAATTATCACGGAGGGCTGCGCATCTCATTCGGAATGCAGCTGATGGAAGCAGCGGCTCGTATCGAGAGAGAATTACCCAACATCACATGGCCCTTCTTCATTCTCCATGGTGACGCCGACAAGCTTTGTGACATCAGAGGTGCTCATCTAATGCATAATGAGGCCAAGAGCACTGATAAAAAACTGAAG GTATATGAAGAAGCCTACCATGCCCTGCATCATGACTTACCTGAAACAATTGAGTCTGTCTTAAAGGAGGTGAGCACCTGGATCCTGGAGAGACTCCCCGCCCCTCATGGGTCTTAG